The genomic segment CACATATTCTGATTTTAAGCTTTCAAATTCCTTTTTAGATAATTGAAACATAAAATCGGAGGGAAATCTCTCAATATTACGTTTTACTGCTTGTATTAATACTCGAGGCTCAATTTCATATAATTCTGCTAAATCAATACTCAACATGACCTTTCTACTACGCAACATATATATATTTCTCTCAATTCTTTCGAGTGGTATGATTGGTTTACCGTTTGCCATATTTTATATATATTTTGAAATCACAGAATGTGATATCAAAGGTTACTTTTACAAATCATATAGCGAAAAATGATGAACTAAAATAATATATATCAAGGATCTCAAAAAACCCTATGTATCCATTCTCAAAGCAATAGCCTTGATATGTCGCTCGTCAGTGCCACAGCATTCACCTGGGCCCTTTAAACCGAATCCCCTTCTTAATGCAACCGTTTCATTAGCGAATTTGAATGGATCCTCCGAATCAAGCTTGAATTGAATTACTTTTGCACCAATCAATAGCGTCTTCCAATCTATCATTCCCCCAAAAAAGCTCGTTCCCAACTACAAAGCTAGGAGCTCCGAATATTCCAAGCCCTATCGCCTCTTCGGTCTGTTTCCTAAGATATTCCTT from the Thermodesulfobacteriota bacterium genome contains:
- a CDS encoding DsbA family protein; the protein is KEYLRKQTEEAIGLGIFGAPSFVVGNELFWGNDRLEDAIDWCKSNSIQA